A single Pangasianodon hypophthalmus isolate fPanHyp1 chromosome 27, fPanHyp1.pri, whole genome shotgun sequence DNA region contains:
- the LOC113531049 gene encoding uncharacterized protein LOC113531049, producing the protein MWQQWTTHGFQLHQAEQDEAEESGNFLSFAKRSREVHRRSAATVCLPARDLHHSSSLSQYGQEFWEKILRYPSENSYDPFYGDPLNMFSREPAEMVCTGVRGVRGVRGVREENLSVDTLPSPAQLMGRRKKGGGRVHRGDAAQRQAAAVTQHIGDLRRKQSAIEQMKKEKWWGSTLGYTPENSCSFDVGNLTSPETPWSLDPSHTHTQYAAPSPTHLNTGTVTPQVFGGCEEMMDLAPGGNPMMSFVVTGTAHREAQRNWDTPCLDTPCLDTPYVATPHLDTPRPSHTEFWGFPAII; encoded by the exons ATGTGGCAGCAGTGGACTACACACGGCTTCCAGCTGCATCAAGCCGAGCAGGATGAAGCAGAAGAAAGCGGGAACTTTCTCAGTTTTGCAAA GCGGTCGCGGGAAGTGCACCGGCGCTCTGCAGCCACTGTGTGTCTCCCTGCCCGAGATCTTCATCACTCTTCATCACTCTCTCAGTACGGTCAGGAGTTCTGGGAGAAAATCCTCAGATATCccag cgAGAACAGCTACGATCCGTTCTATGGAGATCCATTAAACATGTTCTCCAGAGAACCCGCTGAGATG gtgtgtacaggagtgaggggagtgagaggagtgagaggagtgaggGAGGAGAACCTCTCTGTGGACACCCTGCCGTCTCCGGCTCAGCTGATGGGCAGAAGGAAGAAGGGAGGAGGACGAGTGCACAGAGGAGACGCAGCACAGAGACAAGCGGCTGCAGTCACACAGCACATCGGAGACCTGAGGAGGAAACAGAGCGCCATAGAGCa GATGAAGAAGGAGAAGTGGTGGGGTTCGACGCTGGGTTACACTCCAGAGAACAGCTGCTCTTTTGATGTCGGGAATCTGACTTCTCCTGAGACTCCGTGGAGTTTGGacccgtctcacacacacactcagtacgCTGCACCGAGtccaacacacctgaacaccGGCACCGTTACCCCACAG GTGTTTGGTGGCTGTGAGGAGATGATGGATCTCGCTCCCGGTGGAAACCCCATGATGTCGTTTGTGGTGACAGGAACAGCGCACAGAGAGGCTCAGAGGAACTGGGACACGCCCTGTTTGGACACGCCCTGTTTGGACACGCCTTATGTAGCCACGCCCCATCTAGACACGCCCCGTCCGTCTCACACCGAATTCTGGGGTTTCCCTGCGATTATCTAG
- the tnfsf13 gene encoding tumor necrosis factor ligand superfamily member 13 isoform X2, which translates to MLKWSVLVYVVGVMVALLHLHYTHRRMLTELQSVRTECSNFYCSYCCLGTSVTLACGSSRGKRDVSSQRKLRQKRQKQRTFLHLVPASTYSYDERDTTVLSWAVGRSQGAGLQVSGESIVVVTEGSYFIYSQVLYKDPTWVMGHVITKRLKGAETKLMKCLKSMPSNVSVPLNTCYTAGIHFLESGSVLELSVPRQSAELVISAQATFMGIFSI; encoded by the exons ATGCTGAagtggagtgtgttagtgtatgtggTCGGGGTGATGGTGGCTCTGCTCCAcctgcattacacacacagacggaTGCTGACGGAGCTGCAGAGCGTCAGGACCGAGTGCAGCAACTTCTACTGCTCCTACTGCTGCTTAGGG acctCTGTGACGCTGGCGTGTGGGAGCAGCAGAGGAAAAAGAGACGTGTCCTCACAGAGAAAACTGAGacaaaagagacaga AACAGCGCACATTTCTGCACCTGGTTCCTGCCTCCACATACTCGTACG ATGAACGTGATACGACCGTTCTTTCCTGGGCAGTTGGGCGTAgccagggggcggggcttcaggTATCCGGGGAGTCCATCGTCGTGGTGACCGAGGGCTCGTACTTCATTTACAGTCAG GTACTCTATAAGGACCCCACCTGGGTGATGGGTCATGTGATCACCAAGCGGCTGAAGGGGGCGGAGACTAAACTGATGAAGTGCCTGAAGAGCATGCCCAGTAACGTGAGCGTGCCTCTCAACACGTGTTACACTGCAG gcatTCACTTCCTGGAGTCAGGGTCAGTTCTGGAGCTTTCTGTCCCGCGGCAATCAGCTGAACTCGTCATCTCGGCTCAGGCCACCTTCATGGGGATCTTCAGTATCTGA
- the tnfsf13 gene encoding tumor necrosis factor ligand superfamily member 13 isoform X1 — protein MLKWSVLVYVVGVMVALLHLHYTHRRMLTELQSVRTECSNFYCSYCCLGTSVTLACGSSRGKRDVSSQRKLRQKRQTEQRTFLHLVPASTYSYDERDTTVLSWAVGRSQGAGLQVSGESIVVVTEGSYFIYSQVLYKDPTWVMGHVITKRLKGAETKLMKCLKSMPSNVSVPLNTCYTAGIHFLESGSVLELSVPRQSAELVISAQATFMGIFSI, from the exons ATGCTGAagtggagtgtgttagtgtatgtggTCGGGGTGATGGTGGCTCTGCTCCAcctgcattacacacacagacggaTGCTGACGGAGCTGCAGAGCGTCAGGACCGAGTGCAGCAACTTCTACTGCTCCTACTGCTGCTTAGGG acctCTGTGACGCTGGCGTGTGGGAGCAGCAGAGGAAAAAGAGACGTGTCCTCACAGAGAAAACTGAGacaaaagagacaga CAGAACAGCGCACATTTCTGCACCTGGTTCCTGCCTCCACATACTCGTACG ATGAACGTGATACGACCGTTCTTTCCTGGGCAGTTGGGCGTAgccagggggcggggcttcaggTATCCGGGGAGTCCATCGTCGTGGTGACCGAGGGCTCGTACTTCATTTACAGTCAG GTACTCTATAAGGACCCCACCTGGGTGATGGGTCATGTGATCACCAAGCGGCTGAAGGGGGCGGAGACTAAACTGATGAAGTGCCTGAAGAGCATGCCCAGTAACGTGAGCGTGCCTCTCAACACGTGTTACACTGCAG gcatTCACTTCCTGGAGTCAGGGTCAGTTCTGGAGCTTTCTGTCCCGCGGCAATCAGCTGAACTCGTCATCTCGGCTCAGGCCACCTTCATGGGGATCTTCAGTATCTGA